Proteins encoded in a region of the Hippocampus zosterae strain Florida chromosome 11, ASM2543408v3, whole genome shotgun sequence genome:
- the abch1 gene encoding ABC transporter G family member 20 isoform X1: MSKAEEAAAGREDAKMASCAAVDCTEMGDWKQNNMTDDPEASLTPTLVGPAIHCRDVCRSYGKLQVLNNLNLTVPQGQIYGLLGPSGCGKTTMLKCIVGTLSISRGYIGVLGKPPAFPGHGVPGRMVGYMPQELALYNEFTIGNTLTFYGRIHGLKSRETQDRINELIELLDLPQKDRVVRNLSGGQKRRVSLAAALLQKPKLLILDEPTVGVDPVLRKKIWKHLVDIVKTGKMSVIITTHYIEEAGQANVVGLMRNGRLLAEGTPEAVMKQQGSTTLEHAFLQLCETSDQTCVKRSSGSQDDGLGKSQSFESGRDESRPILANVAKATEEVVSHTVDWKVRLRHVFPKLRNIGALTIKNLLRMRRMPGSLCFQFLLPVIQMSLICLCVGGDPKGIQVAVVNNDTSPLAFGHSLLSFLDNNSVEQVSLSHAEAFEGIYDGKYWGIIGFRKDFSRSLMNRMFMKNVSREVMDAGSVHVWLDQTNHQIALMLQQKLYEAFQAFVESKLGSMAYMYSLPIKFEEAIYGSHNADFTTFVMPGAVLSIAFYLALGLTALSFVLEKKEGLLDRCWVAGVSSLETMLAHLFSQLLIISVQIILMLLFVLLVFKMPNEGSLVLIVLLIVLQGITGISFGLVISAAIDDEQNANQAALGLFYPNLILSGIIWPVECIPYPLRYLSLALPQTYASEALRCIMYRGINWPVECILYPVRLPQSGPASGLRLRSTAMHHCTKVTKR; encoded by the exons ATGAGCAAGGCGGAGGAGGCTGCTGCCGGCCGGGAGGATGCGAAGATGGCATCCTGCGCGGCGGTGGACTGCACCGAGATGGGCGACTGG aaacaaaacaacatgacgGATGATCCGGAGGCGTCGCTAACACCCACGCTGGTAGGCCCCGCCATTCACTGTCGGGATGTTTGCCGCTCGTATGGAAAACTGCAAGTTCTCAACAACCTCAACCTCACCGTGCCACAGGGACAAAT CTACGGCCTCCTGGGCCCCAGCGGCTGCGGCAAGACCACCATGCTGAAATGCATCGTGGGAACTCTGAGCATCTCTCGGGGTTACATCGGTGTGCTGGGAAAGCCGCCGGCATTCCCTGGCCACGGCGTGCCGGGCAGGATGGTGGGATATATGCCCCAA GAGCTGGCCTTGTACAACGAGTTCACCATCGGCAACACGCTCACCTTCTACGGACGAATCCATGGGCTGAAGTCGAGGGAAACCCAGGACCGCATCAACGAGCTCATTGAGTTATTGGATCTGCCGCAGAAGGACCGTGTGGTTCGCAatctcag TGGCGGCCAGAAGCGAAGGGTTTCTCTGGCGGCGGCGCTGCTCCAGAAGCCCAAGCTGCTCATCCTTGATGAACCCACAGTGGGCGTGGACCCAGTGCTCAGGAAAAA gATTTGGAAGCATCTGGTGGACATCGTCAAAACGGGGAAAATGTCGGTCATCATCACCACCCACTACATCGAGGAAGCCGGACAAGCCAATGTG GTTGGCCTGATGAGGAACGGCCGCTTGCTGGCTGAAGGAACTCCAGAAGCAGTCATGAAGCAGCAAGGCTCCACC ACTTTGGAGCACGCCTTTCTGCAGCTGTGCGAAACCTCAGACCAGACGTGTGTTAAGCGGAGCTCCGGTTCCCAAGACGATGGGTTGGGGAAAAGCCAGTCGTTCGAGAGCGGGCGGGACGAGAGCCGACCCATTCTTGCCAACGTAGCCAAAGCCACCGAGGAAGTCGTCAGCCATACAG TGGACTGGAAGGTGCGACTCAGACACGTGTTTCCCAAGTTGAGGAACATTGGCGCCCTCACAATCAAAAACCTGCTGCGGATGAGGAGGATGCCGGG CTCCTTGTGTTTCCAGTTCCTGCTGCCCGTCATCCAGATGTCTCTCATCTGTTTGTGCGTCGGAGGAGACCCAAAGGGAATCCAAGTTGCCGTGGTCAACAATGACACCTCCCCACTCGCTTTCGGTCACTCGCTGCTCTCCTTTTTGGACAACAACAGTGTGGAGCAG GTCAGCTTGTCTCATGCGGAGGCTTTCGAAGGGATCTATGATGGAAAGTACTGGGGCATCATTGGCTTTCGCAAGGACTTCAGCCGTTCCCTAATGAATAG GATGTTCATGAAGAACGTGTCCAGGGAGGTGATGGATGCAGGTTCAGTGCACGTCTGGCTGGACCAGACCA aCCACCAAATTGCCTTGATGCTGCAGCAAAAATTGTACGAGGCCTTTCAG GCTTTTGTGGAGAGCAAGCTGGGCAGCATGGCCTACATGTATTCCTTgcccataaag TTTGAAGAGGCCATTTATGGCAGCCACAACGCAGACTTTACGACATTTGTGATGCCGGGCGCTGTTCTCAG cATTGCCTTCTACTTGGCCTTGGGACTGACCGCCCTCTCTTTTGTCCTGGAGAAGAAAGAGGGTCTTCTGGACCGCTGCTGGGTTGCAG GTGTGAGCTCGCTGGAGACGATGCTGGCTCACCTTTTCTCCCAGCTGCTCATCATCAGCGTTCAGATCATCCTCATGCTGCTCTTTGTCCTGCTCGTCTTCAAG ATGCCAAATGAAGGCTCCCTGGTTTTGATCGTGTTGCTGATCGTGCTGCAGGGCATCACCGGCATCTCCTTTGGCCTCGTCATCTCCGCCGCCATCGACGACGAGCAAAACGCTAACCAGGCCGCGCTCGGACTCTTCTACCCCAACCTCATCCTGAGCG GTATCATCTGGCCCGTGGAGTGTATCCCCTACCCTCTACGCTACCTCAGCCTGGCCCTACCTCAGACCTATGCCTCCGAAGCACTGAGATGCATCATGTACAgag
- the abch1 gene encoding ABC transporter G family member 20 isoform X2, translating to MSKAEEAAAGREDAKMASCAAVDCTEMGDWKQNNMTDDPEASLTPTLVGPAIHCRDVCRSYGKLQVLNNLNLTVPQGQIYGLLGPSGCGKTTMLKCIVGTLSISRGYIGVLGKPPAFPGHGVPGRMVGYMPQELALYNEFTIGNTLTFYGRIHGLKSRETQDRINELIELLDLPQKDRVVRNLSGGQKRRVSLAAALLQKPKLLILDEPTVGVDPVLRKKIWKHLVDIVKTGKMSVIITTHYIEEAGQANVVGLMRNGRLLAEGTPEAVMKQQGSTTLEHAFLQLCETSDQTCVKRSSGSQDDGLGKSQSFESGRDESRPILANVAKATEEVVSHTVDWKVRLRHVFPKLRNIGALTIKNLLRMRRMPGSLCFQFLLPVIQMSLICLCVGGDPKGIQVAVVNNDTSPLAFGHSLLSFLDNNSVEQVSLSHAEAFEGIYDGKYWGIIGFRKDFSRSLMNRMFMKNVSREVMDAGSVHVWLDQTNHQIALMLQQKLYEAFQAFVESKLGSMAYMYSLPIKFEEAIYGSHNADFTTFVMPGAVLSIAFYLALGLTALSFVLEKKEGLLDRCWVAGVSSLETMLAHLFSQLLIISVQIILMLLFVLLVFKMPNEGSLVLIVLLIVLQGITGISFGLVISAAIDDEQNANQAALGLFYPNLILSGIIWPVECIPYPLRYLSLALPQTYASEALRCIMYRGWDLTYMMVWRGFVVTLAWNTFFIIVATLILKIRK from the exons ATGAGCAAGGCGGAGGAGGCTGCTGCCGGCCGGGAGGATGCGAAGATGGCATCCTGCGCGGCGGTGGACTGCACCGAGATGGGCGACTGG aaacaaaacaacatgacgGATGATCCGGAGGCGTCGCTAACACCCACGCTGGTAGGCCCCGCCATTCACTGTCGGGATGTTTGCCGCTCGTATGGAAAACTGCAAGTTCTCAACAACCTCAACCTCACCGTGCCACAGGGACAAAT CTACGGCCTCCTGGGCCCCAGCGGCTGCGGCAAGACCACCATGCTGAAATGCATCGTGGGAACTCTGAGCATCTCTCGGGGTTACATCGGTGTGCTGGGAAAGCCGCCGGCATTCCCTGGCCACGGCGTGCCGGGCAGGATGGTGGGATATATGCCCCAA GAGCTGGCCTTGTACAACGAGTTCACCATCGGCAACACGCTCACCTTCTACGGACGAATCCATGGGCTGAAGTCGAGGGAAACCCAGGACCGCATCAACGAGCTCATTGAGTTATTGGATCTGCCGCAGAAGGACCGTGTGGTTCGCAatctcag TGGCGGCCAGAAGCGAAGGGTTTCTCTGGCGGCGGCGCTGCTCCAGAAGCCCAAGCTGCTCATCCTTGATGAACCCACAGTGGGCGTGGACCCAGTGCTCAGGAAAAA gATTTGGAAGCATCTGGTGGACATCGTCAAAACGGGGAAAATGTCGGTCATCATCACCACCCACTACATCGAGGAAGCCGGACAAGCCAATGTG GTTGGCCTGATGAGGAACGGCCGCTTGCTGGCTGAAGGAACTCCAGAAGCAGTCATGAAGCAGCAAGGCTCCACC ACTTTGGAGCACGCCTTTCTGCAGCTGTGCGAAACCTCAGACCAGACGTGTGTTAAGCGGAGCTCCGGTTCCCAAGACGATGGGTTGGGGAAAAGCCAGTCGTTCGAGAGCGGGCGGGACGAGAGCCGACCCATTCTTGCCAACGTAGCCAAAGCCACCGAGGAAGTCGTCAGCCATACAG TGGACTGGAAGGTGCGACTCAGACACGTGTTTCCCAAGTTGAGGAACATTGGCGCCCTCACAATCAAAAACCTGCTGCGGATGAGGAGGATGCCGGG CTCCTTGTGTTTCCAGTTCCTGCTGCCCGTCATCCAGATGTCTCTCATCTGTTTGTGCGTCGGAGGAGACCCAAAGGGAATCCAAGTTGCCGTGGTCAACAATGACACCTCCCCACTCGCTTTCGGTCACTCGCTGCTCTCCTTTTTGGACAACAACAGTGTGGAGCAG GTCAGCTTGTCTCATGCGGAGGCTTTCGAAGGGATCTATGATGGAAAGTACTGGGGCATCATTGGCTTTCGCAAGGACTTCAGCCGTTCCCTAATGAATAG GATGTTCATGAAGAACGTGTCCAGGGAGGTGATGGATGCAGGTTCAGTGCACGTCTGGCTGGACCAGACCA aCCACCAAATTGCCTTGATGCTGCAGCAAAAATTGTACGAGGCCTTTCAG GCTTTTGTGGAGAGCAAGCTGGGCAGCATGGCCTACATGTATTCCTTgcccataaag TTTGAAGAGGCCATTTATGGCAGCCACAACGCAGACTTTACGACATTTGTGATGCCGGGCGCTGTTCTCAG cATTGCCTTCTACTTGGCCTTGGGACTGACCGCCCTCTCTTTTGTCCTGGAGAAGAAAGAGGGTCTTCTGGACCGCTGCTGGGTTGCAG GTGTGAGCTCGCTGGAGACGATGCTGGCTCACCTTTTCTCCCAGCTGCTCATCATCAGCGTTCAGATCATCCTCATGCTGCTCTTTGTCCTGCTCGTCTTCAAG ATGCCAAATGAAGGCTCCCTGGTTTTGATCGTGTTGCTGATCGTGCTGCAGGGCATCACCGGCATCTCCTTTGGCCTCGTCATCTCCGCCGCCATCGACGACGAGCAAAACGCTAACCAGGCCGCGCTCGGACTCTTCTACCCCAACCTCATCCTGAGCG GTATCATCTGGCCCGTGGAGTGTATCCCCTACCCTCTACGCTACCTCAGCCTGGCCCTACCTCAGACCTATGCCTCCGAAGCACTGAGATGCATCATGTACAgag GTTGGGATCTGACTTACATGATGGTTTGGCGAGGCTTTGTTGTCACTCTGGCCTGGAACACGTTCTTCATCATCGTGGCAACCCTCATCTTGAAAATCAGAAAGTGA
- the abch1 gene encoding ABC transporter G family member 20 isoform X3 has translation MTDDPEASLTPTLVGPAIHCRDVCRSYGKLQVLNNLNLTVPQGQIYGLLGPSGCGKTTMLKCIVGTLSISRGYIGVLGKPPAFPGHGVPGRMVGYMPQELALYNEFTIGNTLTFYGRIHGLKSRETQDRINELIELLDLPQKDRVVRNLSGGQKRRVSLAAALLQKPKLLILDEPTVGVDPVLRKKIWKHLVDIVKTGKMSVIITTHYIEEAGQANVVGLMRNGRLLAEGTPEAVMKQQGSTTLEHAFLQLCETSDQTCVKRSSGSQDDGLGKSQSFESGRDESRPILANVAKATEEVVSHTVDWKVRLRHVFPKLRNIGALTIKNLLRMRRMPGSLCFQFLLPVIQMSLICLCVGGDPKGIQVAVVNNDTSPLAFGHSLLSFLDNNSVEQVSLSHAEAFEGIYDGKYWGIIGFRKDFSRSLMNRMFMKNVSREVMDAGSVHVWLDQTNHQIALMLQQKLYEAFQAFVESKLGSMAYMYSLPIKFEEAIYGSHNADFTTFVMPGAVLSIAFYLALGLTALSFVLEKKEGLLDRCWVAGVSSLETMLAHLFSQLLIISVQIILMLLFVLLVFKMPNEGSLVLIVLLIVLQGITGISFGLVISAAIDDEQNANQAALGLFYPNLILSGIIWPVECIPYPLRYLSLALPQTYASEALRCIMYRGINWPVECILYPVRLPQSGPASGLRLRSTAMHHCTKVTKR, from the exons atgacgGATGATCCGGAGGCGTCGCTAACACCCACGCTGGTAGGCCCCGCCATTCACTGTCGGGATGTTTGCCGCTCGTATGGAAAACTGCAAGTTCTCAACAACCTCAACCTCACCGTGCCACAGGGACAAAT CTACGGCCTCCTGGGCCCCAGCGGCTGCGGCAAGACCACCATGCTGAAATGCATCGTGGGAACTCTGAGCATCTCTCGGGGTTACATCGGTGTGCTGGGAAAGCCGCCGGCATTCCCTGGCCACGGCGTGCCGGGCAGGATGGTGGGATATATGCCCCAA GAGCTGGCCTTGTACAACGAGTTCACCATCGGCAACACGCTCACCTTCTACGGACGAATCCATGGGCTGAAGTCGAGGGAAACCCAGGACCGCATCAACGAGCTCATTGAGTTATTGGATCTGCCGCAGAAGGACCGTGTGGTTCGCAatctcag TGGCGGCCAGAAGCGAAGGGTTTCTCTGGCGGCGGCGCTGCTCCAGAAGCCCAAGCTGCTCATCCTTGATGAACCCACAGTGGGCGTGGACCCAGTGCTCAGGAAAAA gATTTGGAAGCATCTGGTGGACATCGTCAAAACGGGGAAAATGTCGGTCATCATCACCACCCACTACATCGAGGAAGCCGGACAAGCCAATGTG GTTGGCCTGATGAGGAACGGCCGCTTGCTGGCTGAAGGAACTCCAGAAGCAGTCATGAAGCAGCAAGGCTCCACC ACTTTGGAGCACGCCTTTCTGCAGCTGTGCGAAACCTCAGACCAGACGTGTGTTAAGCGGAGCTCCGGTTCCCAAGACGATGGGTTGGGGAAAAGCCAGTCGTTCGAGAGCGGGCGGGACGAGAGCCGACCCATTCTTGCCAACGTAGCCAAAGCCACCGAGGAAGTCGTCAGCCATACAG TGGACTGGAAGGTGCGACTCAGACACGTGTTTCCCAAGTTGAGGAACATTGGCGCCCTCACAATCAAAAACCTGCTGCGGATGAGGAGGATGCCGGG CTCCTTGTGTTTCCAGTTCCTGCTGCCCGTCATCCAGATGTCTCTCATCTGTTTGTGCGTCGGAGGAGACCCAAAGGGAATCCAAGTTGCCGTGGTCAACAATGACACCTCCCCACTCGCTTTCGGTCACTCGCTGCTCTCCTTTTTGGACAACAACAGTGTGGAGCAG GTCAGCTTGTCTCATGCGGAGGCTTTCGAAGGGATCTATGATGGAAAGTACTGGGGCATCATTGGCTTTCGCAAGGACTTCAGCCGTTCCCTAATGAATAG GATGTTCATGAAGAACGTGTCCAGGGAGGTGATGGATGCAGGTTCAGTGCACGTCTGGCTGGACCAGACCA aCCACCAAATTGCCTTGATGCTGCAGCAAAAATTGTACGAGGCCTTTCAG GCTTTTGTGGAGAGCAAGCTGGGCAGCATGGCCTACATGTATTCCTTgcccataaag TTTGAAGAGGCCATTTATGGCAGCCACAACGCAGACTTTACGACATTTGTGATGCCGGGCGCTGTTCTCAG cATTGCCTTCTACTTGGCCTTGGGACTGACCGCCCTCTCTTTTGTCCTGGAGAAGAAAGAGGGTCTTCTGGACCGCTGCTGGGTTGCAG GTGTGAGCTCGCTGGAGACGATGCTGGCTCACCTTTTCTCCCAGCTGCTCATCATCAGCGTTCAGATCATCCTCATGCTGCTCTTTGTCCTGCTCGTCTTCAAG ATGCCAAATGAAGGCTCCCTGGTTTTGATCGTGTTGCTGATCGTGCTGCAGGGCATCACCGGCATCTCCTTTGGCCTCGTCATCTCCGCCGCCATCGACGACGAGCAAAACGCTAACCAGGCCGCGCTCGGACTCTTCTACCCCAACCTCATCCTGAGCG GTATCATCTGGCCCGTGGAGTGTATCCCCTACCCTCTACGCTACCTCAGCCTGGCCCTACCTCAGACCTATGCCTCCGAAGCACTGAGATGCATCATGTACAgag